Proteins co-encoded in one Streptomyces sp. NBC_01283 genomic window:
- a CDS encoding ATP-binding cassette domain-containing protein has translation MGHLEAAHIEYYLPDGRALLGDVSFRVGEGAIVALVGANGAGKTTLLRLISGEIQPHGGTVTVSGGLGVMPQFVGSVRDETTVRDLLVSVSNSRIRETAKAVDVAEHLIMTVDDESAQLQYAQALSDWAEAHGYEAETLWDMCTTAALGIPYDKAQFREVRTLSGGEQKRLVLEALLRGGDEVLLLDEPDNYLDVPGKRWLEEKLKETRKTVLFVSHDRELLARAAEKIVSVEPGPAGADAWVHGGGFSTFHEARKERFARFEELRRRWDEKHAQLKKLVLSLRQAASISHELASRYAAAQTRLRKFEEAGPPPEPPREQDITMRLQGGRTGIRAITCKGLELTGLMKPFDLEVFYGERVAVLGSNGSGKSHFLRLLAGGDVTHTGDWKLGARVVAGHFAQTHAHPELFGRTLLDILWREHAQAKGPAMSRLRRYELTGQAEQRFERLSGGQQARFQILLLELEGSTALLLDEPTDNLDLESAEALQEGLEAYEGTVLAVTHDRWFARSFDRYLVFGSDGLVRETPEPVWDERRVERKR, from the coding sequence ATGGGACATCTGGAAGCCGCGCACATCGAGTACTACCTGCCGGACGGCCGAGCCCTGCTCGGCGATGTCTCCTTCCGTGTCGGTGAGGGCGCCATCGTCGCCCTCGTCGGGGCGAACGGCGCGGGCAAGACCACCCTGCTCCGCCTGATCTCGGGCGAGATCCAGCCCCACGGCGGCACCGTCACCGTCAGCGGCGGCCTCGGCGTCATGCCGCAGTTCGTCGGCTCCGTGCGCGACGAGACGACCGTGCGCGACCTGCTCGTCTCCGTATCGAACTCCCGCATCCGCGAGACCGCGAAGGCCGTGGACGTCGCGGAACACCTGATCATGACCGTCGATGACGAGTCCGCCCAGCTCCAGTACGCCCAGGCGCTCTCCGACTGGGCGGAGGCACACGGCTACGAGGCCGAGACGCTCTGGGACATGTGCACCACGGCCGCGCTCGGCATCCCGTACGACAAGGCGCAGTTCCGCGAGGTCCGCACGCTCTCCGGCGGTGAGCAGAAGCGGCTCGTGCTCGAAGCCCTGCTGCGCGGCGGCGACGAGGTGCTGCTCCTGGACGAACCGGACAACTACCTCGACGTCCCCGGCAAGCGCTGGCTGGAGGAGAAGCTCAAGGAGACACGCAAGACCGTCCTCTTCGTGTCGCACGACCGCGAGCTCCTCGCCCGCGCCGCCGAGAAGATCGTCAGCGTCGAGCCGGGGCCCGCGGGCGCCGACGCCTGGGTGCACGGCGGCGGCTTCTCCACCTTCCACGAGGCGCGCAAGGAGCGCTTCGCGCGCTTCGAGGAGCTGCGCAGGCGCTGGGACGAGAAGCACGCCCAGCTGAAGAAGCTGGTGCTCAGCCTGCGGCAGGCCGCCTCCATCAGCCATGAGCTGGCCTCGCGGTACGCCGCCGCGCAGACCAGGCTCCGCAAGTTCGAGGAGGCGGGACCGCCGCCCGAGCCGCCGCGCGAGCAGGACATCACCATGCGGCTGCAGGGCGGGCGGACCGGCATCCGGGCCATCACCTGCAAGGGCCTTGAGCTGACCGGCCTGATGAAACCCTTCGACCTGGAGGTCTTCTACGGCGAGCGGGTCGCCGTCCTCGGCTCGAACGGCTCCGGCAAGTCGCACTTCCTGCGCCTCCTCGCCGGCGGCGACGTCACGCACACCGGCGACTGGAAGCTCGGCGCGCGCGTCGTGGCGGGCCACTTCGCCCAGACCCACGCCCACCCCGAGCTGTTCGGCCGCACGCTCCTCGACATCCTGTGGCGCGAGCACGCCCAGGCCAAGGGGCCCGCGATGTCGCGGCTGCGCAGGTACGAGCTCACCGGGCAGGCCGAGCAGCGCTTCGAGCGGCTCTCGGGCGGCCAGCAGGCGCGCTTCCAGATCCTGCTCCTGGAGCTGGAGGGTTCCACCGCCCTGCTGCTCGACGAGCCCACCGACAACCTCGACCTGGAATCGGCCGAGGCGCTCCAGGAAGGCCTTGAGGCGTACGAGGGGACGGTGCTCGCGGTGACGCACGACCGCTGGTTCGCCCGCTCCTTCGACCGCTATCTCGTCTTCGGCAGCGACGGTCTCGTGCGCGAGACGCCCGAGCCGGTGTGGGACGAGCGGCGCGTCGAGCGGAAGCGGTAG
- a CDS encoding bifunctional phosphatase PAP2/diacylglycerol kinase family protein, which translates to MPLRTRLIALDHRTFAAVATRHWPGGDRFLPRLSRSANHGLLWFGVAAGIAATRTPRARRAALRGTASLSLASATINTLGKRSVRRARPMLDGVPLMRQLKRQPITTSFPSGHSASAAAFATGVALESRGWGAGVAPVAGAVALSRVYTGVHFPSDVLAGAALGAGAAFAVRGMVPTRDLLPPPGRPRVDAPALPGGKGLVLVVNSAARAPGRAQALREALPLAEVVECGPDRLGAELESAAARARVLGVCGGDGTANAAVPVALRHRLPLAVLPGGALNHFAYDIGVEDPRDLCRAVEAGDAIAVDVGRFSDGSGGPQGYFLNSFSLGVYPELVRLRDRWTHRVGGRAAAVLAAVRLLRSDRQPLSAEFRGRQRDLWLLFVGNGVHHRLGFTPGRRLDLADGLLDVRIVHGGRRPGSRLLAAALAGPLMRSPAQTAAHLPGLRVDGLEPGTVVSYDGEETVTQGRLTVDKLPEALTVYRPSPSPH; encoded by the coding sequence ATGCCTCTGCGAACGCGTCTCATCGCCCTGGACCATCGCACCTTCGCCGCCGTCGCCACCCGGCACTGGCCGGGCGGCGACCGTTTCCTGCCCCGGCTGAGCCGCAGCGCGAACCACGGCCTCCTGTGGTTCGGGGTGGCCGCCGGGATCGCGGCGACCCGCACCCCGCGGGCCCGGCGTGCCGCGCTGCGCGGGACCGCGTCGCTCTCGCTCGCCTCGGCCACCATCAACACCCTCGGCAAGCGCTCGGTGCGCCGGGCCAGGCCGATGCTCGACGGGGTGCCGCTGATGCGGCAGCTCAAGCGTCAGCCCATCACGACGTCCTTCCCGTCGGGGCACTCCGCGTCGGCCGCCGCCTTCGCCACCGGGGTCGCGCTGGAGTCGCGGGGCTGGGGCGCGGGCGTCGCACCGGTCGCGGGCGCGGTCGCGCTGTCCCGCGTCTACACCGGCGTGCACTTCCCGAGCGACGTCCTGGCGGGGGCGGCGCTCGGCGCGGGCGCGGCCTTCGCCGTGCGCGGCATGGTCCCGACCCGGGATCTGCTGCCGCCGCCGGGCAGGCCCCGCGTCGACGCCCCCGCGCTGCCCGGCGGCAAGGGCCTGGTCCTGGTGGTCAACTCCGCCGCCCGCGCCCCCGGACGCGCCCAGGCGCTGCGCGAGGCCCTGCCGCTCGCCGAGGTCGTGGAGTGCGGACCGGACCGCCTCGGTGCGGAGCTGGAGAGTGCCGCCGCGCGGGCCCGGGTGCTCGGCGTGTGCGGCGGGGACGGCACCGCCAACGCGGCCGTCCCCGTCGCCCTGCGGCACCGGCTGCCGCTCGCGGTCCTGCCGGGCGGCGCGCTCAACCACTTCGCGTACGACATCGGGGTCGAGGACCCGCGCGATCTCTGCCGGGCGGTCGAGGCGGGGGACGCGATCGCCGTCGACGTCGGGCGTTTCAGCGACGGGAGCGGTGGCCCGCAGGGGTACTTCCTCAACAGCTTCAGCCTCGGCGTCTACCCGGAGCTCGTGCGGCTGCGCGACCGCTGGACCCACCGCGTCGGCGGCCGGGCCGCGGCGGTCCTTGCCGCCGTCCGGCTGCTCCGCTCCGACCGGCAGCCGCTGAGCGCCGAATTCCGGGGCAGGCAGCGGGACTTGTGGCTGCTCTTCGTGGGCAACGGCGTCCACCACCGGCTCGGGTTCACGCCCGGCCGCAGGCTCGACCTGGCCGACGGACTGCTCGACGTACGCATCGTGCACGGCGGCCGCAGGCCCGGCTCACGGCTGCTCGCCGCGGCGCTCGCGGGGCCGCTGATGCGCTCGCCGGCGCAGACCGCCGCGCATCTGCCCGGGCTGCGGGTGGACGGTCTGGAGCCGGGGACGGTGGTGTCGTACGACGGCGAAGAGACCGTCACGCAGGGCCGGTTGACGGTCGACAAGCTGCCCGAGGCGCTGACCGTGTACCGCCCGTCCCCGTCACCCCATTGA
- a CDS encoding class I SAM-dependent methyltransferase, whose protein sequence is MPEETAVYTHGHHESVLRSHTWRTVANSAAYLVDAVKPHMRVLDIGCGPGTITADLAALVPDGHVTGVDHAPGILDRARATAAERGLDNVEFAVADVHALDYPDDSFCVVHAHQVLQHVGDPVRALSEMRRVCAPGGIVAARDADYSAMAWYPKSPAMDDWLDLYRRVARANGGEPDAGSRLKSWALKAGFDDITDITASASTWCYSSAEERAWWSGLWADRTVASGYADRAVEGGHADAGELRAIADAWREWGAQDDGWFAVLHGEILCRK, encoded by the coding sequence ATGCCGGAGGAGACCGCCGTCTACACGCACGGACACCACGAGTCCGTGCTGCGCTCCCACACCTGGCGCACCGTCGCCAACTCGGCCGCCTATCTCGTCGACGCGGTCAAGCCCCACATGCGCGTCCTCGACATCGGCTGCGGTCCCGGCACCATCACCGCCGACCTGGCCGCTCTCGTCCCCGACGGCCATGTCACGGGCGTCGACCACGCGCCCGGAATCCTGGACCGGGCCCGTGCGACGGCGGCCGAACGCGGCCTGGACAACGTGGAGTTCGCCGTCGCCGACGTGCACGCCCTGGACTACCCGGACGACTCCTTCTGCGTCGTCCACGCCCATCAGGTGCTCCAGCACGTCGGCGACCCGGTGCGCGCGCTGAGCGAGATGCGGCGCGTCTGTGCGCCGGGCGGCATCGTCGCCGCCCGTGACGCGGACTACTCGGCGATGGCGTGGTACCCGAAGTCCCCCGCCATGGACGACTGGCTCGATCTGTACCGGCGGGTGGCCCGCGCCAACGGCGGTGAGCCGGACGCGGGCAGCCGCCTCAAGTCCTGGGCGCTGAAGGCGGGTTTCGACGACATCACTGACATCACCGCGAGCGCGAGCACCTGGTGCTACAGCTCGGCGGAGGAGCGCGCCTGGTGGAGCGGGCTCTGGGCGGACCGCACGGTCGCCTCCGGCTACGCCGACCGGGCCGTGGAGGGCGGGCATGCCGACGCCGGTGAACTGCGGGCGATCGCCGACGCGTGGCGGGAGTGGGGAGCGCAGGACGACGGCTGGTTCGCCGTGCTGCACGGGGAGATCCTGTGCCGTAAGTGA
- a CDS encoding hydrophobic protein has protein sequence MVPILLVLLLALLLFGAGFAVKILWWIAVAVLVIWLVGFLMRSTTASGTRSRWYRW, from the coding sequence ATGGTTCCTATTCTGCTGGTCCTTCTGCTGGCCCTGCTGCTCTTCGGCGCGGGCTTCGCCGTGAAGATCCTCTGGTGGATCGCCGTCGCCGTGCTCGTCATCTGGCTCGTCGGGTTCCTGATGCGCAGCACGACTGCCTCCGGGACACGGTCCCGCTGGTACCGGTGGTAG
- a CDS encoding transketolase, translating to MTTSELSPLARQLRVDSVRAAAAAGSGHPTSSMSAADLMAVLLAHHLQYDFDRPDHPGNDRFILSKGHASPLLYAAYKAAGVVTDAELLTFRKQGSRLEGHPTPRRVPWVEVATGSLGQGLPVGVGMALSGKRLDRIPYRVWVLCGDSELAEGSVWEAVEHAGYEHLDNLTAVVDVNRLGQRGPTRHAWDLDAYARRFAAFGWHVVEVDGHDLEDVDRAFQEARSTTRQPTVVLARTVKGKGVAAAEDREGLHGKPLPEAAVEELGGVGDVRVEVRRPAAARALHATRSGHLELPRHEVGDSVATRTAFGQALAALGTARGDVVALDGEVGDSTRTEYFAKEHPDRFFECYIAEQQLVAAAVGLAARGWVPYASTFAAFLTRAHDFVRMAAISGAGINLVGSHAGVAIGQDGPSQMGLEDLAMFRSVHGSTVLYPCDAHQTGKLVAQMAGLDGVRYLRTSRGDTPVIYGPGEEFPVGGSKVLRSSDVDRLTVVAAGVTVHEALTAAEYLDREGIQMRVIDLYSVKPVDRATLRAAAERTGCLLTVEDHRPEGGLGDAVAEAFSDGGPVPRMVRLAVNTMPGSASPDEQLHAAGIDAESIAAAARLLVEQAVVR from the coding sequence ATGACTACCAGCGAACTCTCCCCGCTCGCACGGCAGTTGCGGGTCGACTCGGTGCGGGCCGCGGCTGCCGCCGGCTCCGGGCATCCCACCTCGTCGATGTCCGCCGCCGACCTGATGGCCGTGCTCCTCGCGCACCATCTGCAGTACGACTTCGACCGGCCCGACCATCCCGGCAACGACCGCTTCATCCTCTCCAAAGGGCATGCCTCGCCCCTCCTCTACGCGGCGTACAAAGCGGCGGGAGTCGTCACCGACGCCGAACTGCTGACCTTCCGCAAGCAGGGCAGCCGCCTCGAAGGGCACCCGACGCCGCGCCGCGTCCCGTGGGTCGAGGTCGCCACCGGGTCCCTCGGGCAGGGGCTGCCCGTCGGCGTCGGCATGGCCCTCTCCGGCAAGCGGCTCGACCGGATTCCCTACCGGGTCTGGGTGCTGTGCGGCGACAGCGAGCTCGCGGAGGGCTCGGTGTGGGAGGCCGTCGAGCACGCCGGGTACGAACACCTGGACAATCTGACCGCCGTCGTCGACGTCAACCGCCTCGGGCAGCGCGGCCCCACCCGGCACGCCTGGGACCTGGACGCCTACGCACGGCGCTTCGCCGCCTTCGGCTGGCATGTCGTCGAGGTCGACGGCCACGACCTGGAGGACGTCGACCGAGCCTTCCAGGAGGCCCGCTCCACCACCCGGCAGCCCACGGTCGTCCTCGCCCGCACGGTCAAGGGCAAGGGCGTCGCCGCCGCCGAGGACCGTGAGGGCCTGCACGGCAAGCCGCTGCCGGAGGCGGCCGTCGAGGAGCTGGGCGGCGTGGGCGACGTACGCGTCGAGGTGCGCAGGCCCGCCGCCGCGCGGGCGCTGCACGCGACGCGCAGCGGTCATCTGGAACTGCCGCGCCACGAGGTGGGCGACTCCGTCGCCACCCGCACCGCCTTCGGCCAGGCGCTGGCCGCGCTCGGCACCGCCCGCGGCGACGTCGTGGCCCTCGACGGGGAGGTCGGCGACTCCACGCGGACCGAGTACTTCGCCAAGGAACACCCCGACCGCTTCTTCGAGTGCTACATCGCCGAGCAGCAACTCGTCGCCGCAGCCGTGGGGTTGGCGGCGCGCGGCTGGGTCCCGTACGCGTCGACGTTCGCCGCGTTCCTCACCCGCGCCCACGACTTCGTCCGCATGGCGGCGATCAGCGGCGCCGGCATCAACCTCGTCGGTTCCCACGCGGGCGTCGCCATCGGTCAGGACGGGCCGTCCCAGATGGGCCTCGAAGACCTGGCGATGTTCCGCTCCGTGCACGGCTCGACGGTCCTGTATCCGTGCGACGCCCACCAGACGGGGAAGCTCGTCGCGCAGATGGCGGGCCTGGACGGCGTGCGGTACCTGCGTACGTCACGGGGGGACACGCCCGTCATCTACGGGCCCGGTGAGGAGTTCCCCGTCGGCGGTTCCAAGGTCCTGCGCTCCTCCGACGTCGACCGGCTCACGGTGGTCGCGGCGGGCGTGACCGTCCACGAGGCGCTGACCGCGGCAGAGTATCTCGACCGCGAGGGCATCCAGATGCGGGTCATCGACCTGTACTCGGTCAAGCCCGTCGACCGCGCCACCCTGCGCGCTGCCGCCGAGCGCACCGGCTGTCTGCTGACCGTCGAGGACCATCGGCCGGAGGGCGGCCTCGGCGACGCCGTCGCCGAGGCGTTCAGCGACGGGGGTCCGGTGCCGCGCATGGTGCGGCTCGCGGTGAACACCATGCCGGGATCCGCGTCCCCCGACGAACAACTGCACGCGGCAGGCATCGACGCGGAGTCCATCGCGGCGGCCGCGCGGCTGCTCGTGGAGCAGGCGGTCGTGCGGTGA
- a CDS encoding enolase C-terminal domain-like protein, which produces MKDSVPIESPAMSAYTVPADAPEADGTFAWETTTIVIVEITAGDATGTGWTYGPASTVSLLAEQLAPAVTGLDALDIPAAHAAMTKAVRNTGRPGAASCAVSAVDIALWDLKARLLEVPLVRLLGAARDEVPVYGSGGFTTYHDTHLAAQLNGWVHGQRIPRVKIKVGEAWGRAAARDVLRVRTARDVIGSQAELYVDASGAYTRKQAVRVGRVLAEHGVGWFEEPVPSDDLRGLALVRDALVCDVAAGAYGYDLSYFARMIPAVDCLQLDATRCGGLTEWLRAAALAQAHGIEVSARCAPHAHAAVAACVPNLRHIEWLHDHVRIESMFFDGALDPTGGTVRPDGGVGHGLELRRTEEVEEYRVA; this is translated from the coding sequence ATGAAGGACTCAGTGCCCATCGAAAGCCCTGCCATGTCCGCCTACACGGTCCCCGCGGACGCCCCCGAGGCGGACGGCACCTTCGCGTGGGAGACCACGACCATCGTGATCGTCGAGATCACGGCGGGCGACGCGACGGGCACGGGCTGGACCTACGGTCCCGCGTCCACCGTCTCCCTGCTCGCCGAGCAGCTCGCCCCCGCCGTCACCGGCCTCGACGCGCTGGACATCCCCGCGGCGCACGCGGCGATGACGAAGGCGGTCCGCAACACCGGCCGCCCCGGCGCCGCTTCGTGCGCCGTATCGGCGGTCGACATCGCCCTGTGGGACCTGAAGGCACGCCTCCTGGAGGTCCCGCTCGTCCGCCTCCTGGGCGCCGCCCGCGACGAGGTGCCCGTCTACGGGAGCGGGGGCTTCACGACCTACCACGACACACATCTGGCGGCCCAGCTGAACGGCTGGGTGCACGGCCAGCGCATACCCCGCGTCAAGATCAAGGTCGGCGAGGCCTGGGGGCGGGCCGCGGCCCGTGACGTGCTGCGAGTGCGCACCGCGCGTGACGTCATCGGCTCGCAGGCGGAGCTGTACGTCGACGCGAGCGGCGCCTACACCCGCAAGCAGGCCGTCCGGGTGGGCCGGGTGCTCGCCGAGCACGGCGTGGGCTGGTTCGAGGAGCCGGTGCCTTCGGACGACCTGCGGGGCCTCGCCCTGGTGCGGGACGCGCTGGTCTGCGACGTGGCGGCGGGCGCGTACGGCTACGACCTGTCGTACTTCGCGCGGATGATCCCCGCCGTGGACTGCCTCCAGCTGGACGCGACGCGCTGCGGCGGGCTGACCGAGTGGCTGCGGGCCGCCGCCCTCGCGCAGGCGCACGGCATCGAGGTGTCGGCCCGCTGCGCCCCGCACGCGCATGCCGCGGTCGCCGCGTGCGTGCCGAACCTGCGGCACATCGAGTGGCTGCACGACCATGTGCGGATCGAGTCGATGTTCTTCGACGGGGCCCTCGACCCGACGGGCGGCACCGTCCGCCCCGACGGCGGCGTCGGCCACGGCCTGGAGCTGCGGCGCACCGAGGAGGTCGAGGAATACCGGGTCGCGTGA
- a CDS encoding VOC family protein, translated as MEILGATLRICVEDLESSVAFYERLAGGTAQRFEREGVSVAAVGCFLLMSGPERELEILRKVSATIAVPDVDEAYAVLNASGARVIAGPLPTPVGRNLIAVHPDGTVFEYADRRPAT; from the coding sequence ATGGAGATCCTGGGAGCCACGCTGCGTATCTGCGTCGAGGACCTGGAGTCCTCGGTCGCCTTCTACGAACGTCTCGCGGGCGGCACCGCCCAGCGCTTCGAGCGCGAGGGCGTGTCGGTCGCGGCGGTCGGCTGCTTCCTGTTGATGAGCGGGCCCGAGCGGGAGCTGGAAATCCTGCGGAAGGTCTCGGCGACGATCGCGGTACCGGACGTCGACGAGGCGTACGCCGTCCTGAACGCGTCCGGCGCCCGGGTCATCGCGGGCCCCCTGCCGACGCCGGTGGGCCGCAACCTCATCGCGGTGCACCCGGACGGCACGGTCTTCGAGTACGCGGACCGGCGCCCGGCGACCTGA
- a CDS encoding GntR family transcriptional regulator, whose product MSAQAREAVRQRIVDRRYPLGSRLVEREVAEELRMSRVPVREALRALVTEGLLELLPHSGVRVRRLERSDVRHLYEVWEPLAVQASRLAARRVARSAPDEPPELAALRATLHQAEQASDVDDGPREVAAHTAFHEGIVTLSGNALLARTMEQLSWQLQLLFGMRAEPDHMRAQHDLIYRQIASGDEETAAASTLLHVRDSQAVALRSLFEESEA is encoded by the coding sequence ATGAGCGCCCAGGCGCGCGAGGCCGTCCGGCAGCGCATCGTGGACCGCCGCTATCCGCTGGGCTCGCGGCTGGTGGAGCGTGAGGTCGCCGAGGAGCTGCGGATGTCGCGGGTCCCCGTGCGGGAGGCGCTGCGCGCGCTGGTCACCGAGGGCCTGCTGGAACTCCTGCCGCACAGCGGGGTCCGGGTGCGCCGCCTGGAACGTTCCGATGTGCGGCACCTCTACGAGGTGTGGGAGCCGCTCGCGGTCCAGGCGTCCCGGCTCGCGGCGCGCCGGGTGGCGCGGAGCGCGCCGGACGAGCCACCGGAACTCGCCGCGCTGCGGGCCACGCTCCACCAGGCCGAGCAGGCGTCGGACGTGGACGACGGGCCGCGCGAGGTCGCCGCGCACACGGCCTTCCACGAGGGCATCGTGACCCTCTCCGGCAATGCCCTCCTGGCCCGCACGATGGAGCAGCTGAGCTGGCAGCTCCAGCTCCTGTTCGGCATGCGCGCCGAGCCGGACCACATGCGGGCCCAGCATGACCTGATCTACCGCCAGATCGCTTCGGGCGACGAGGAGACGGCGGCGGCGAGCACGCTCCTGCACGTGCGGGACAGCCAGGCGGTGGCGCTGCGGTCGCTCTTCGAGGAGAGCGAGGCCTGA
- a CDS encoding amidohydrolase family protein: MCVENTPPPSSRLTRRGVLAGAAALAGTTAVVAASAPPANAAGGREGRPTGGDLVIEGGTLLDPSTGEVTEDAVVVIVDGVVRSAGRRGRADVPAGAEVLDAHGSWILPGLVDAHIHLNTAAEARDAVLRGATSARSGSTNFFQDIAVRELARQAPEQAPRLRAAGVFVTPDLGDTVLADPELTPLARLRDGVRSPEALRRVVQVNLARGADVIKTRVNERAGLPEQDPLAQVYDREQLSAVVAAARRGGKGVLCHSYSEKGCDDAVMAGIRSLEHGAFVGERTLHEMRRRGTYFTPTLTAIAGLVDSSDPVLAERGRQYLPVLKRAVLAAHELGVPLAAGTDSSGGKIKPIGREVELMRAAGLSALDAIRTATTGAAKLLGLERTAGRLARGFAGDVLLVDGDPLSDVTVLKKPVRVVRSGIAL; this comes from the coding sequence ATGTGCGTCGAGAACACCCCTCCGCCCTCCTCACGGCTCACCCGGCGTGGCGTCCTCGCCGGTGCCGCGGCGCTCGCCGGGACCACGGCCGTCGTTGCCGCGTCCGCGCCCCCGGCGAACGCCGCGGGCGGGCGCGAGGGGCGGCCGACCGGCGGTGATCTGGTCATCGAGGGCGGCACGCTCCTCGACCCCTCGACCGGCGAGGTCACCGAGGACGCGGTGGTCGTCATCGTGGACGGTGTCGTCCGCTCGGCGGGCAGGCGCGGGCGGGCGGACGTGCCCGCGGGGGCCGAGGTGCTCGACGCGCACGGCAGCTGGATCCTGCCCGGTCTCGTCGACGCGCACATCCACCTCAACACCGCGGCCGAGGCACGCGACGCGGTGCTGCGCGGGGCCACCAGCGCCCGCAGCGGCTCGACCAACTTCTTCCAGGACATCGCCGTACGGGAGCTGGCACGCCAGGCGCCGGAGCAGGCACCCCGGCTGCGTGCCGCCGGTGTCTTCGTCACGCCCGACCTGGGCGACACGGTTCTCGCCGACCCGGAGCTGACCCCGCTGGCCAGGCTCCGTGACGGCGTACGCTCGCCCGAGGCGCTGCGCCGCGTCGTCCAGGTCAACCTCGCCCGTGGCGCGGACGTCATCAAGACCCGGGTCAACGAGCGGGCGGGGCTGCCCGAGCAGGACCCGCTGGCCCAGGTGTACGACCGCGAGCAGCTGTCCGCCGTGGTCGCGGCGGCCCGGCGCGGCGGCAAGGGCGTGCTCTGCCACAGCTACAGCGAGAAGGGCTGCGACGACGCGGTCATGGCGGGCATCCGCTCGCTGGAGCACGGTGCGTTCGTCGGCGAGCGCACGCTGCACGAGATGCGGCGCAGGGGCACGTATTTCACGCCTACCCTGACCGCGATCGCCGGGCTCGTCGACTCCTCCGACCCCGTGCTCGCCGAGCGTGGCCGCCAGTACCTGCCGGTCCTGAAGCGGGCCGTGCTCGCCGCGCACGAGCTGGGGGTTCCGCTGGCCGCGGGCACGGACTCCTCCGGCGGGAAGATCAAGCCCATCGGCCGCGAGGTGGAGCTGATGCGGGCGGCCGGGCTCTCCGCGCTCGACGCGATCCGCACGGCCACCACCGGCGCCGCGAAGCTGCTCGGCCTGGAGCGCACGGCGGGCCGCCTCGCGCGCGGTTTCGCCGGTGACGTGCTCCTCGTGGACGGCGACCCGCTCTCCGACGTGACGGTCCTCAAGAAGCCCGTACGCGTGGTGCGTTCGGGCATCGCGCTCTGA